The Rhododendron vialii isolate Sample 1 chromosome 6a, ASM3025357v1 genome includes a window with the following:
- the LOC131330563 gene encoding pentatricopeptide repeat-containing protein DOT4, chloroplastic-like has protein sequence MTIDITLQLLRTSSPLVCKYVTKKERFSNLFSPFTLQISCVMKITWQSRKPISSLSTPAMKFPSPEKLHLLLQLCSKSKALDQGRQTHQRLILQGLDQDPFMATKLVQLYADCGDSKSAHLLFDKMSQPNVFAWTSILSVYSRRGMSGECIGFYCEMKLKGVVPDRYVFPKVLRACAQSGNFKVGIQVHKDVVTCGDELNVQVCNSLIDMYSKCGDTEGARRVFSEMAERDLLSWNSMISGYVCNGFLESALDLLGSMRLEGFEPDLVTWNMAMDVYCRMGQCDEAWKIFEQIEEPNIISWTTLISGYSRIGKHEVTLEIFRDMVRKGEGFPDLDCISSIIVSCRHLGALKCGREIHGYGIKMETECAFYKSAGPALLTMYARCRKVRDATNVFNLMDNSDVVTWNAMILTCADLGTNKSALDCFRKMQSMGIKNDQTTISTVLPVCDLEFGTQLHAYISKNGFSNSLPVCNALIHMYSKGGCIKTAYSVFSEMVSRDLVSWNTMIGGFGMHGFGQATVQLLIEMNKTGICPNSATFTSALSACSHSGLVDKGLEVFHRMKKEFGCDPKMEHFSCIVDLLARAGRLEDAVGFIAKMPLEPDKSIWGAVLSASQAQQDINFAMLASVHLVHLEPEYAGHYVTLANIYATAGRWEDAVRVRKLMEGRGLVKTTGNSWIDGGK, from the coding sequence ATGACCATAGACATAACTTTGCAATTACTCCGTACTAGTTCCCCATTAGTCTGTAAGTATGTGACAAAGAAAGAACGTTTCTCCAACTTATTTTCTCCATTCACACTTCAAATTTCTTGCGTGATGAAAATAACATGGCAGTCTCGGAAACCAATTTCATCTCTGTCCACACCCGCTATGAAGTTCCCTTCACCAGAAAAGCTCCACCTATTACTTCAACTCTGCAGCAAGTCAAAAGCACTAGACCAAGGACGACAGACCCATCAACGCCTCATTCTCCAAGGGCTAGACCAAGATCCCTTCATGGCCACAAAACTAGTCCAATTGTACGCGGACTGTGGGGACTCGAAATCAGCCCACCTCCTGTTCGACAAAATGTCGCAACCGAATGTGTTCGCTTGGACTTCAATCCTGTCGGTTTATTCGCGGCGTGGAATGTCGGGTGAGTGCATTGGGTTTTACTGCGAGATGAAGTTGAAGGGTGTGGTTCCTGATAGGTATGTGTTTCCTAAGGTATTACGGGCGTGTGCACAGTCTGGGAATTTCAAAGTGGGGATTCAAGTACACAAAGATGTTGTTACTTGTGGAGATGAATTGAATGTCCAAGTTTGCAATTCGTTGATCGATATGTATTCGAAATGCGGGGATACTGAGGGTGCCAGACGGGTTTTTAGCGAAATGGCCGAAAGAGATTTGTTGTCGTGGAATTCAATGATTTCGGGGTATGTGTGTAATGGGTTTCTTGAATCAGCTTTGGATTTGTTGGGTTCTATGAGGTTGGAAGGTTTTGAGCCTGATTTAGTCACTTGGAACATGGCAATGGACGTTTATTGCAGAATGGGGCAATGTGACGAGGCTTGGAAGATTTTTGAACAGATTGAAGAGCCTAATATCATCTCTTGGACCACATTGATATCCGGTTATTCAAGGATCGGGAAGCATGAAGTAACATTAGAGATCTTTAGGGATATGGTTAGGAAAGGTGAAGGTTTCCCTGATTTGGATTGTATTTCCAGTATCATCGTTTCTTGCCGACATCTAGGTGCTTTAAAATGTGGGCGAGAAATTCATGGCTATGGCATTAAAATGGAAACTGAGTGTGCATTTTACAAATCAGCTGGACCTGCATTGTTGACGATGTACGCTAGATGTAGGAAAGTACGCGATGCAACAAATGTGTTCAACTTGATGGACAACTCTGATGTTGTCACCTGGAACGCCATGATTCTTACTTGTGCTGATCTTGGAACGAATAAATCAGCACTTGACTGTTTCAGAAAAATGCAAAGCATGGGTATAAAAAATGACCAGACCACGATTTCCACTGTTTTGCCAGTGTGTGATCTTGAATTTGGGACACAACTACATGCGTACATTAGTAAAAACGGTTTCAGTAACAGCCTTCCTGTTTGTAACGCACTGATCCATATGTATTCTAAAGGCGGATGCATCAAAACTGCATATTCTGTGTTTTCTGAAATGGTGAGTAGAGATTTAGTATCTTGGAACACAATGATTGGAGGATTTGGAATGCATGGGTTTGGTCAAGCCACCGTTCAACTTCTTATAGAGATGAATAAAACCGGCATTTGCCCAAACTCTGCGACTTTTACTTCAGCGCTATCGGCTTGTAGTCATTCGGGCCTTGTGGATAAGGGGCTTGAAGTCTTCCACAGAATGAAGAAAGAATTTGGCTGCGACCCAAAAATGGAACATTTTTCGTGTATTGTTGATTTATTAGCACGTGCTGGCCGTCTTGAGGATGCTGTTGGTTTCATAGCGAAAATGCCCCTAGAGCCTGATAAGTCTATTTGGGGAGCTGTTCTTTCTGCTTCTCAAGCCCAACAAGATATTAATTTTGCAATGCTAGCTTCAGTACATTTAGTCCATCTTGAACCTGAATATGCTGGACATTATGTGACATTGGCGAATATATATGCTACGGCAGGAAGATGGGAGGACGCTGTACGAGTGAGAAAGCTAATGGAGGGTAGAGGATTGGTCAAAACTACAGGAAACAGTTGGATTGATGGTGGAAAATGA
- the LOC131330568 gene encoding uncharacterized protein LOC131330568 has product MSSTSRALIAAASVGAVEALKDQGFCRWNYTMRSVHHHAKASLRSFSQAKNLSSPSPAAAASASRVRGGEEAKQSEESLRRVMYLSCWGPN; this is encoded by the coding sequence ATGAGTTCAACGAGCAGAGCTTTGATTGCTGCCGCGAGCGTCGGAGCTGTGGAGGCTTTGAAAGATCAGGGATTCTGTAGGTGGAACTACACCATGAGGTCGGTACATCATCACGCCAAGGCCAGTCTCAGGTCCTTTTCTCAGGCCAAGAACCTCTCTTCCCCGTCTCCAGCGGCGGCCGCGTCTGCGAGCAGAGTGAGGGGAGGAGAGGAGGCGAAGCAATCGGAGGAGTCGTTGAGGAGAGTCATGTACTTGAGCTGTTGGGGTCCCAATTAG
- the LOC131330566 gene encoding uncharacterized protein LOC131330566, with protein sequence MSSTSRAWIAAASVGAVEALKDQGFCRWNYTMRSVHHHAKASLRSFSQAKNLSSQSPAVAASASRVRGGEEAKQSEESLRKVMYLSCWGPN encoded by the coding sequence ATGAGTTCAACGAGCAGAGCTTGGATTGCTGCCGCCAGCGTCGGAGCTGTGGAGGCTTTGAAAGATCAGGGATTCTGTAGATGGAACTACACCATGAGGTCGGTACATCATCACGCCAAGGCCAGTCTCAGGTCCTTTTCTCAGGCCAAGAACCTCTCTTCACAATCTCCGGCGGTGGCCGCGTCTGCGAGCAGAGTGAGGGGAGGAGAGGAGGCGAAGCAATCGGAGGAGTCGTTGAGAAAAGTCATGTACTTGAGCTGTTGGGGTCCCAATTAG